The DNA sequence TCGGGCGCCGCGCGGCTGCGGCAGCGGATCGGCCAGCCCGAGCGGGCGGTGGACCTGTTCCTGCGGGCGGGCGACCACGCCGGGGCCGCGCAAGCCCTGCTCGGCTGGCTCGGGACCGAGGCGCCGGAGGATCCCCGGCTGGCCGAATGCCTCCGCCGGACCGGCGAGTTCGACACCCTCGTCCGGCGGTGCCTCGAAGCGGTCGAAGCTCGCGGCGAGGATTCGCAGGCCGGCCCGATCCTGCGCGAACTGGTCGAAGAGGGCCTCGTGCCGCCGCACCTGACGGCCGAGGTGACCGAGCACCTCGAGGCGCTGGGCGCCCGCGAGCTGCGCCGGTTCCAGGAACGGGTCCAGGCCTGGGTGACGCGGGCCCGCGCGGACGTCGACCGCCGCTACAGCGCGATCTGGGGCTTCGACCTGGGCACGACCACCTGCGCGGCGGCGATCTACGACTCCGTGACCCGGCAGCCGGTCTTCTGCCCGTGGAAGGGCCATCCGCAGTTCGCTTCCACGCTGAGCTTCGACGAGCAGGGCACCGAGCTGGTCGGGCTGAGCGGCGAAGAAATCCTCGCCCCCTGGGTGATCGCCCACATCGGTGCCGCCAAACGGCTGATGGGCAGCGGCCGGTCCTTCAAGGTCCGCGAGCGCACCTACCGGCCCGAAGAGGTCGCCGCCCGGATGATCCGCCACGCCCGGGGCCTGGTCGAGACGTTCCTCGCGGACCAGGTCCGGGAACGCGTGGGGGAACTGGCCGCCGCCGAGCTCGGCCGGGTGCGCGCGGAGTGGCTGGCCTGGACCGAACGCAACCACGCCTTGCGGATCGACCGGCCGCGGGTGGTCGTCACCATTCCCGCGTACTTCGGCAACAACCAGAAGGCCGCGACCCGGTCCGCGTGCGGGATCGCGGAGGTCGACCTGGTCCGGCTGGTGCACGAGCCGACCGCCGCGTGCATCGCGGCCGCCTGGGAACGCCGGCTCGACGGCCACGTCGCCGTGGTGGACCTGGGTGCCGGCACCCTCGACATCAGCCTGCTGGACGTCGGCGAGGGCGTCTACGATGTGCGCGACATCGGCGGTGACACCGGCTTCGGCGGCAAGGACTTCGACGCCGCCATCACGAACGCGCTGATCACCCGGCTCGGCTCGCGCGGCATCCGGGTGTCCGCGCCCGGGTCGATGCACCGGCGGCTCGAAGTCGCCGCGGAGAGCCTGAAGATCGACCTTTCGGCACAGGAATACGCGAGCTGCACCCTGCTGAGCTTCGGCACCCACGGCCACCAGCACCTGGAGCTGACCAGGGCCGAACTCGCGGAGATGCTCGCCGGGCAGCTGGCGACGTTGCGCCGGGTCTGCGCCGGGTTCGCGAAGTCCGCGCCGGAGCGCCCGGACCAGGTGGTCCTCGTCGGCCGGCCGATGCTGTCCCCCCTGGTGCGTCAGGTCGTCGAAGACGTCTTCGCGACGAAGCGGGTCGTCGTCACCGATCCGCGCACGGCCGTCGCCAGCGGCGCGGCCCTGCTGGCCGCGACACGCAGCGGGGCGCTGAAAGAGATCGTGCTGCTCGACGTCACTCCCCTGGCCCTCGGGATCCGGGCCACCAACAAGGACGCCGGCGTGCACTTCTCCGAACTGATCCCGCGCACCACCACGATCCCGACCCGCCGCTCCGAGATCTACTCGACCCACCAGGACAACCAGAGGGACGTGCACGTCCAGATCTTCAACGGCTCGCTCGAGCGGGAGTCGAAGATCGGCGAGTTCGTCCTCACCGGCATCGCCCCCGCGCGGCGCGGGGTGCCCCAGATCGAGGTCAGCTTCGCACTCGACGCCGACTGCGTGCTCGACGTCACCGCGCGCGACCTGGGCACGAAACAGGCGAAGTCGATCCGCGTCGCCGACACCACGCTGCTGTCTCCCACGGAGATCAGCGCGCTGACGCGCCGCTACGAGCAGCAGCGGCTGCGGGAACAGCAGCGGGCCGCCGTCGGGGACATGCGCGAACGCCTGCGGGCGTTGGCCGTCCGCATCGGCGAGGACGAAAGCGAAGCCGCCTGGGAGGAGTTCCAGCAGCGGCAGTCCACGCACCGGCCCGCGGCGGCCACCCTCAACGCCGAAACCCGGCAGGCCCTGGTCGAAATGTTCAACGAGGCCAACCAGACCGAGCTCGACCTGGCGTCGGCCCGGCGGTCCGCCCGCGAGGCCGCCGCGGCGGCGAACGACCTCACCAAGGAGCCCGCGCCGGCCGCGGACGACCTCGAAGCCGCCGTCGCCGCAACCACGCTCCTGCTCGAAACCACCGAAGCGCGGGCGGAGCGGCTGCGGGAACTGACCGCGAAGGTCGCACGCTGGACCGCCGTGCTCGGCAGGCTGGCGATGACCGATCCCGATCCGCTGCGCCGATTCCGCAACGACCACGCGGCCGGGGCGTACCCGGAAGCCTTGGCCGCGCTGGCCGAACTCGACGAGCCGCTTTCCGAGCCCGGCGACCTCCGGCGCCACGCGCAGTGCCTGGCGGCGGTCGGCGACACCGAGGGCTACCGCGCCCTGCGGCGACGCACGGGAGCGACCCGGCCGGGCGAGGTCCCCGCCGGGCTGGTCGGGCTTTCGCCGTCGGGGACGGGATTCCTCGTCGGCGACCGCTTCGTCGTCGCGCCGCTCCCCGAACCGGAGGCCGCGCCGGTCGCCGTCACCGCCGGGACGGCGACCGGCGCGGCCGAGCACGTCTTCCCGGCCCCCGACCACGACTTCGCCGTCCTGCGGCTGACCGCTCCCCTCGACGTCCCCCCGCTGCCGCTCGGCCGGCCGGACCTCCTGCGGATCGGCGACCAGCTCTGGCTCCCCGGCCCCGCGGACGACGGCGGCCGGACGCTGCTCACCGGCGTGGTCAACCGGTTCGAGGCGACGGAGCACGGAACGCGGCTGTTCCGGACGAGCCTCGCGCTCCCGGCCTCGTCCGCGGGAACACCGGCCTTCGACGACCTCGGCGACGTCGTCGGCGTCGCCGTCCCGACGGACGACGGCGGCGGACTGGTGCTGAGCATCGACGCCCTCGAGGACCTCCTGCGGGAAGCGGGCTGCGCTCGGGACGCTCGATCTGCGAGTTGAGTGCACGCCTGTACACTCAATGGGCATGATCACCATCGACTGGCCCGGCCAAGCCGGCACCGCACGCCGTTCGCGGGGTGGTGCGTGATGGCCGAAGTGGGGATGCGGCCGCCGGCGTCGGCGCTGCGGCGGCGGGCGCTGCGGGCGCTGCGGTGGCTGTTCACGCCGTTGCGGCCGGACGACTACCTCGAGCTGATCAACCCGCTCTGGTCGACCCGCGAGCTGCGCGGGCTCGTCGAGCGGGTCGAGCCCGAACGGGGCGGTGCGGCCACCGTGCTGATCCGCCCCGGCTACGACTGGGTCGGGCACCGGCCCGGGCAGTACGTGCGGCTGGGCGTGGTGATCGACGGCGTGCACCACTGGCGCGCGTACTCACTGACGTCGAGCCCGGCCCGTGCGGACGGGCTCATCTCGATCACGCCCAAGAAGGTGGACGGCGGGGTCGTCTCGCCCTACCTGGTGGAGCGGGCGCGGCCCGGCGAACTCGTGCGGCTGGGCGAGGTCGAGGGGTCGTTCACCCTGCCGGACCGGCTCGATCGCGGCCTGCTGTTCGTCACGGCCGGGAGCGGCGTCACGCCGGTCATGAGCATGCTGCGGCACCTGGCGCCGGGTCCGGGGTTGCGCGACGTCGTGCACGTCCACTCGGCCCGGGAAGCGGACGGCGTCATCTTCGGCGACGAACTCGCCGCGCTCGAGGAACAGCACGACGGATTCCGCCTGGAACTGCGCATCACCGGCCGGGACGGGCGGTTCACCCCGGGTGAGCTGGACGCGCTGTGCCCGGACTGGCCGGAGCGGGAAACCTACGCCTGCGGCCCCGGCGAGCTGCTCGACGCGCTGCAGGCGCACTGGAAGCGCCACGGTGACGTCGAACGGCTGCACCACGAACGGTTCCAGCCGAT is a window from the Amycolatopsis sp. cg9 genome containing:
- a CDS encoding Hsp70 family protein, encoding MDEGKIQNTVEGDVSGTAVQAAHIGTVNIGTSQEGVADAVPPPYRVPVRELLADLLTGGAHRRVARSAERLAAQFPAQRSAAPDWERTARAYRQALQLALRVDPAQAEVFFRSYDARIPPERYPLDAGDHRWLAALTWRPDGHVLTVVFDVATRLRLADLQLLARDRMTDLLAQHGDANTVVANFRRWQDQDLLTGPVVTAVLKKHMARTPLERDAQLWRMFFAHLPRSLVPDLFDVRCFLGHGADAVRLADSETEAQRALTCCLRSAVLDDVRAGLGLAHARHAKDLVIALAERYADLLTEAGRFADALPLYRQIGRLDRVSQCHEELHQYFEALETCPADQPGRLAALADRSLPDIHGFVERQEFPAAAERVRKTLANLDRVTRPDAAVLDCREQVESLRVSLLKTTRRHFGDLTQRMQADDSALRAAYGAWSRFEEAAGELSLAASRAEAGGEFLRANDLFNRTGQYGEGARVLVGDDSPEALEARAESYEGGGDLSGAARLRQRIGQPERAVDLFLRAGDHAGAAQALLGWLGTEAPEDPRLAECLRRTGEFDTLVRRCLEAVEARGEDSQAGPILRELVEEGLVPPHLTAEVTEHLEALGARELRRFQERVQAWVTRARADVDRRYSAIWGFDLGTTTCAAAIYDSVTRQPVFCPWKGHPQFASTLSFDEQGTELVGLSGEEILAPWVIAHIGAAKRLMGSGRSFKVRERTYRPEEVAARMIRHARGLVETFLADQVRERVGELAAAELGRVRAEWLAWTERNHALRIDRPRVVVTIPAYFGNNQKAATRSACGIAEVDLVRLVHEPTAACIAAAWERRLDGHVAVVDLGAGTLDISLLDVGEGVYDVRDIGGDTGFGGKDFDAAITNALITRLGSRGIRVSAPGSMHRRLEVAAESLKIDLSAQEYASCTLLSFGTHGHQHLELTRAELAEMLAGQLATLRRVCAGFAKSAPERPDQVVLVGRPMLSPLVRQVVEDVFATKRVVVTDPRTAVASGAALLAATRSGALKEIVLLDVTPLALGIRATNKDAGVHFSELIPRTTTIPTRRSEIYSTHQDNQRDVHVQIFNGSLERESKIGEFVLTGIAPARRGVPQIEVSFALDADCVLDVTARDLGTKQAKSIRVADTTLLSPTEISALTRRYEQQRLREQQRAAVGDMRERLRALAVRIGEDESEAAWEEFQQRQSTHRPAAATLNAETRQALVEMFNEANQTELDLASARRSAREAAAAANDLTKEPAPAADDLEAAVAATTLLLETTEARAERLRELTAKVARWTAVLGRLAMTDPDPLRRFRNDHAAGAYPEALAALAELDEPLSEPGDLRRHAQCLAAVGDTEGYRALRRRTGATRPGEVPAGLVGLSPSGTGFLVGDRFVVAPLPEPEAAPVAVTAGTATGAAEHVFPAPDHDFAVLRLTAPLDVPPLPLGRPDLLRIGDQLWLPGPADDGGRTLLTGVVNRFEATEHGTRLFRTSLALPASSAGTPAFDDLGDVVGVAVPTDDGGGLVLSIDALEDLLREAGCARDARSAS
- a CDS encoding ferredoxin reductase, with product MAEVGMRPPASALRRRALRALRWLFTPLRPDDYLELINPLWSTRELRGLVERVEPERGGAATVLIRPGYDWVGHRPGQYVRLGVVIDGVHHWRAYSLTSSPARADGLISITPKKVDGGVVSPYLVERARPGELVRLGEVEGSFTLPDRLDRGLLFVTAGSGVTPVMSMLRHLAPGPGLRDVVHVHSAREADGVIFGDELAALEEQHDGFRLELRITGRDGRFTPGELDALCPDWPERETYACGPGELLDALQAHWKRHGDVERLHHERFQPIVGGADADGSGGTVRFAHRNLDADCPPGTPILVAGEEAGVDMPFGCRVGVCHTCVLPIREGRIRDLRTNVVSEMHNEIVRTCVHGAEGRVTVEL